A stretch of the Mycoplasmoides genitalium G37 genome encodes the following:
- the pstB gene encoding phosphate ABC transporter ATP-binding protein PstB, giving the protein MEKNIKALWKNFQLKLEKIKHYRKLYEQQIKEYKKKITGLNNETDANEISRIKNEIEILNRLIKIKNTKDNVIKKDFDEKNVFEIRNFNFWYNKNKQVLFDINLDIKRNKITALIGKSGCGKSTFIRCLNKLNDLNENTRWTGDIYFLGKNINSGIINDLTLRTSVGMVFQKLTPFNFSIFENIAYGIRAHGIHNKNAINEIVRQALISAALWDEVKDNLHRNANTLSGGQQQRLCIARAIALQPDVLLMDEPTSALDSIATNSIELLIQQLKEKFTIVIVTHSMAQTIRITDETIFFADGRVIEQGTTKQIFTKPKQKATNSYISGKN; this is encoded by the coding sequence ATGGAAAAGAACATAAAAGCACTTTGAAAAAATTTTCAATTGAAGCTTGAAAAAATTAAGCATTACCGAAAGCTTTATGAACAACAAATCAAAGAATATAAAAAGAAAATTACTGGTTTAAATAATGAAACAGATGCAAATGAAATCTCCCGTATTAAGAATGAAATTGAAATTTTAAACCGTCTAATAAAGATTAAAAACACCAAAGATAATGTCATTAAAAAGGATTTTGATGAAAAAAATGTATTTGAAATTCGAAATTTCAACTTCTGATATAACAAAAACAAACAAGTATTATTTGATATCAATCTTGACATTAAACGCAATAAAATAACTGCTTTAATAGGTAAATCAGGATGCGGTAAATCCACCTTTATTAGGTGCTTAAATAAATTAAATGATTTAAATGAAAACACACGTTGAACAGGTGACATATATTTTCTTGGTAAGAATATCAATTCAGGAATTATTAATGATTTAACATTGCGCACTAGTGTTGGCATGGTTTTTCAAAAATTAACTCCTTTTAATTTTTCTATTTTTGAAAACATTGCTTATGGCATAAGAGCACATGGTATTCACAATAAAAATGCTATCAATGAAATAGTAAGACAGGCATTGATATCAGCAGCATTGTGAGATGAAGTGAAAGATAATTTACATAGGAATGCAAACACCCTTTCTGGTGGACAACAACAACGCTTGTGTATTGCGCGTGCTATTGCTTTACAACCAGATGTTCTTTTGATGGATGAACCTACCAGTGCTTTAGACTCAATTGCCACAAACTCTATTGAACTTCTAATTCAACAACTAAAAGAAAAATTCACAATTGTTATTGTTACTCACTCTATGGCTCAAACAATTAGAATAACTGATGAAACGATTTTTTTTGCTGATGGAAGAGTAATTGAACAAGGCACTACAAAACAGATATTTACAAAGCCTAAGCAAAAAGCAACAAATAGTTATATAAGTGGGAAAAATTAG
- the pstA gene encoding phosphate ABC transporter permease PstA: MQKKIKKRLKKENLLRIFSKTLAFLFLVLFISFFVFLLTEATKIGPDFAKSLFNLEFNLGNKQAGIWFPLLVSFIVSIGALIIASYIGVRTSFFLVYRCKPKIRKKLSLIIDILSGIPSVIFGLFASQILSIFFRDILKLPPLSLLNVIAMLSFMIIPIVISLTTNTLTYVNNDLISVVVSLGENKTSAIYKIIKKEIKPQLTVILTLAFARAISETMAVNFVLQSVNYQEVINNNRFFTSDLKTLGSVISTFIFSENGDEQINGVLYIFGIIILILVSLLNFFAIWSANPKTLERYPFLKKISNFIYQVVWFIPNNISALFVDLTSTRQSVKKIKVNNINERSLFFKERLQSVVWIKLNYFLKIFQELICTFLAFGFVLAILLFVFINGSVAINNNGSTVFSFEADSTGRALVNTLVIILITITITFPLALLIAIWLNEYNNSKVVKNVFNFVIDSLSSMPSIIYGLFGLSFFLRVLQLSAGGANGTSLIAGILTISVVILLFLIRTCQQALNNVSWDLRISAFALGISKREVIFKIVLPSALKGLIVALILSINRIIAETAPFFITSGLSSSNLFHLSLPGQTLTTRIYGQLFSINSNAISVMLETSLVSVVFLILLIFFSSYLIPSLFLLNKQKWLVIKSKFQSFKLWKRT; encoded by the coding sequence GTGCAAAAGAAGATTAAAAAACGTTTAAAAAAAGAGAATCTTTTAAGAATCTTTTCAAAGACTTTAGCATTCTTGTTTTTAGTTTTATTTATAAGTTTTTTTGTTTTTCTTTTAACAGAAGCAACAAAAATTGGACCTGATTTTGCAAAGTCCTTGTTTAATCTTGAATTTAATTTAGGTAATAAACAGGCAGGAATTTGATTCCCCTTATTGGTAAGTTTTATTGTATCAATAGGAGCTTTAATTATTGCTAGTTATATAGGGGTTAGAACTTCATTTTTCCTTGTTTATCGATGCAAACCAAAAATAAGAAAAAAACTTTCACTTATTATTGATATCCTTTCAGGAATACCATCTGTAATTTTTGGATTATTTGCATCACAAATATTAAGCATTTTCTTTCGGGATATCTTGAAATTACCGCCGCTTTCACTTTTAAATGTGATAGCTATGCTTTCTTTTATGATCATTCCTATTGTTATTTCATTAACAACAAATACATTAACTTATGTAAATAACGATCTAATTAGTGTTGTTGTTTCCTTAGGGGAAAATAAAACAAGTGCGATCTACAAAATTATTAAAAAAGAAATTAAACCACAATTAACAGTTATTTTGACCTTAGCCTTTGCGAGAGCAATTAGTGAAACAATGGCTGTTAACTTTGTTTTGCAGAGTGTTAACTATCAAGAGGTAATTAACAACAATCGTTTTTTTACTTCTGATTTAAAAACACTGGGATCAGTTATTTCCACTTTTATTTTTTCAGAAAATGGAGATGAACAGATTAATGGTGTTTTATATATCTTTGGAATCATAATTTTGATATTAGTTTCATTGTTAAATTTCTTTGCCATTTGATCAGCTAATCCAAAAACACTGGAACGCTATCCCTTTTTAAAAAAGATTAGTAATTTTATTTATCAAGTTGTGTGATTCATTCCCAATAATATTAGTGCACTTTTTGTTGATTTAACATCAACAAGACAAAGTGTTAAAAAAATAAAAGTAAACAACATCAATGAACGTTCACTTTTTTTTAAAGAAAGGCTTCAAAGTGTTGTTTGAATAAAACTTAATTATTTTTTAAAAATATTCCAGGAATTAATTTGTACTTTTTTAGCTTTTGGATTTGTGTTAGCAATTTTGCTGTTTGTATTTATTAATGGAAGTGTTGCTATTAATAATAATGGTTCTACTGTTTTTTCATTTGAAGCTGATTCAACTGGCAGAGCACTAGTAAATACTCTAGTAATTATTTTGATTACTATCACCATTACTTTTCCACTAGCACTTTTAATTGCAATTTGACTTAACGAGTACAATAATTCAAAAGTGGTTAAAAATGTTTTTAACTTTGTAATTGATTCACTAAGTTCAATGCCATCTATTATTTATGGATTATTTGGACTTTCTTTCTTTTTAAGAGTCTTGCAGTTAAGTGCTGGAGGAGCTAATGGTACTAGTTTAATAGCAGGCATTCTAACTATTAGTGTTGTTATATTACTCTTCCTTATAAGAACTTGTCAACAAGCACTAAATAATGTCAGTTGGGATTTAAGAATTAGTGCTTTTGCTTTAGGTATAAGTAAACGTGAAGTTATTTTCAAAATAGTTTTACCTAGTGCTTTGAAAGGATTAATAGTTGCATTAATTTTGTCAATCAACAGAATTATTGCTGAAACTGCACCCTTCTTTATCACTTCAGGGTTATCATCTAGTAATTTATTTCATTTGTCATTGCCAGGTCAAACACTAACAACAAGGATATATGGACAGTTATTTTCTATTAATAGCAATGCAATAAGTGTTATGTTAGAAACATCATTGGTCTCTGTTGTTTTCTTAATTCTTTTAATCTTTTTCAGTTCTTATTTAATCCCGAGTTTATTTTTGTTAAATAAACAAAAATGGCTAGTAATTAAAAGTAAATTTCAGTCCTTTAAATTATGGAAAAGAACATAA
- a CDS encoding substrate-binding domain-containing protein yields MLKFRNFFKLTLLTLASAFFLSGCANINLISAVGSSSVQPLLNKLSSYYVLNENNDNDKLVEISVQAGGSNAGIRAIINGFADIGNVSKNPKEYAKENEKKWRDKKLKTLTIGKDAIAVIYKAPQELKGKLLLTKDNINDLYDLFAGVKTINIDKFVKKDTKNMSNEKDYPLTSFPRTGGSFASGTAEAFLNFSALKSDKTLDSQTRDILKGIINYGPLAKPTSETNIEAFNTFVTNLQDPNLFGMIYLSLGFIQNNLQAIKNNGFEILPIKYENKEVLPSNQTVSQNEYKWVRPLNSIVSLSEENKNIDEIKTFFNWLFFNGKKDVIKNIYDEFGILQLTEDEKKKMFKTNDSSPMNLENFWVDDFAFSNPIFGAF; encoded by the coding sequence GTGCTAAAGTTTAGAAATTTCTTTAAATTGACGCTACTAACATTAGCATCTGCTTTTTTTCTTAGTGGTTGTGCTAACATAAACCTGATTAGTGCTGTTGGTTCTTCTTCAGTTCAACCTTTACTAAATAAATTAAGTTCTTATTATGTTCTAAATGAAAATAATGACAATGATAAGCTTGTTGAAATTAGTGTGCAAGCAGGCGGATCAAATGCTGGAATCAGAGCAATCATTAACGGCTTTGCTGATATCGGAAATGTCTCTAAAAACCCTAAGGAATATGCAAAAGAGAATGAAAAAAAATGAAGAGATAAAAAGCTGAAAACTTTAACTATTGGCAAAGATGCTATTGCAGTAATTTATAAGGCACCACAGGAGTTAAAAGGTAAGTTACTTTTAACAAAAGATAATATAAATGATCTCTACGACTTATTTGCTGGTGTTAAAACAATTAACATTGATAAGTTTGTAAAAAAGGATACAAAAAATATGTCAAATGAAAAAGATTACCCTTTAACAAGTTTTCCAAGAACTGGTGGGTCATTTGCTTCAGGAACAGCAGAAGCTTTTTTAAATTTTTCCGCCTTAAAATCAGATAAAACTTTAGATTCTCAAACTAGAGATATTTTGAAAGGAATTATTAATTATGGACCTCTTGCTAAACCTACTAGTGAAACAAATATTGAAGCTTTTAATACTTTTGTAACTAACTTACAAGATCCTAATCTTTTCGGGATGATTTACCTTAGTTTAGGATTTATTCAAAACAACCTTCAAGCTATTAAAAATAATGGTTTTGAGATACTACCAATTAAATATGAGAATAAGGAAGTTTTGCCTTCTAATCAAACTGTTTCCCAAAATGAGTATAAATGAGTACGTCCTTTAAATTCAATAGTTTCACTTTCTGAAGAGAATAAGAATATTGATGAAATTAAAACTTTTTTTAATTGATTATTTTTTAATGGAAAAAAAGATGTAATTAAAAATATTTATGATGAATTTGGTATTTTGCAATTAACTGAAGATGAGAAAAAGAAGATGTTTAAAACAAATGACTCATCACCAATGAATTTAGAAAATTTTTGAGTTGATGACTTTGCTTTTAGTAATCCTATCTTTGGAGCTTTTTAG